The Quercus robur chromosome 3, dhQueRobu3.1, whole genome shotgun sequence DNA segment CAGTGATGTAGGGGCGTGAAGAtgagtttgttttgtttgattagtGTTAGGGATTTCGGATTTGGGGTTGGGTTGGAAGTGGCTTTAGTTTAGAGGAGAAttcattttgtttgattaaGGATCTTGGGTTGGCCGGCTTGGCTGGATGTGggccaatttttttgtttgtattggACTAGaaaaattgttcaaaataatttggggggggggggggcggatttaatttttggggggcccatgtctattttttttttttttttttttttttttttttttttttatatactatagaggaaattttaaaaattttgggggaGCCAAGTCACTCCGCCCCTAATTACCATGTCGTGGTAGTGTCGTGTCGAGATAAGGGTATTCAGTTAAATATTTCAACCTTGAACTAGACTCATATAATAATTGTGTCATGACTCTTCATCCCTAACACGATTTGCTATTGAAGAAGGTTAACATGACACAACATGACCCACTTGACATGCTTAATAAACAGGTCGTGATGGTTgatattgtaaagttgtgatttacaaatttgtattttgttggcttttattccgtgccaaatttgattgtaattttattcaatcttttgtaccctatatttattgtgggatttgattgtaagggttgtgtgttagagagaaagagtgtgaagacttaagTTATTGAAGATTGAAGAGGTTTTCGCGAGTACCTCGCGACTTAGCATCCCGTGAAGTGATGCATGTGTCCTGCACATtactggaatgtgaagagtcagtacagatggagacagctgtgtttcaTGAGTAGcttgcgggtaaggccttctcgcgaGACACCTAcgaaacattctattttgccAGACTgtgctatctgatacacactttctgtactcACACTATATATATCCACATTACCCATAAATGTTAAAGAGTGGttctaagagaaaaccctagccaaacaaTCCTCTACATAATTGCTTAtgaattttcctcaactcctacctctccatttccataccattgagaggttgatagcccaaacacttaccacacccttttagAGTGTTAAGTGAgcttttggtgctgctgggaagcattggaagaagccaaggatggcaaatgcaacatggagcttgttgtggGATctagagagctagacaagacacggttccgagaagccttgttaaagtaggagcttggagggcttagatacatcgggtagattaggcttggcgggtctcttgctaacccatttattccaactgattgtctagtggatcgattaccgcttggagggcggtggagaggtttttcgccgagttcttcagtttcctcttcgataacacatcagcttgttatcttgtgtttgcatctctcttccctactatTTTACATTCCATTTTATTGCTGTGTtgttttgggggtctaaacagctcttgtgtttttaacagctttcaattggtatcaaagcggtTACACTTACTGTGCTTTAAATACCTGAGTGTgttccttgaccctttgtgatggACCGGTCACAATCTCTTAATGCCCCACCATTCTTTGATGGAGGCaactatgctttttggaaggacCGAATGAGGGCTTTCTTGTGTGCTATAGATGAGTCCGTATGGGATTCCGTTGAGAATGGGTATGTTAAACCCACAACTGCCAAGTCCGAATGGGACAAGGCAGCTCTTGCATTAGCTAATGCGAATAGTAAGGCCATTAACGCTATATTCTGTGGTGTGTCCCCTGATGAGTTTCACAGGATATCGCACGTGGAGATGGCTAAGGAAGCTTGGACGATCCTTGAAATGACATATGAGGGTACCAAGAAAGGCAAGGACACGAAGTTTCAAATGCTTACCACCATATTTGAAGAACTTAAGACGGGAGATGATGAGGCTTTCAAttctttctatggaaagctcAATGAAATTGTAATTGCCAAACTCAATCTCGGAGAGAAGATTGAAGATTCTAAGGTAGTAAGAAAGATTTTAAGGTCTTTACCGGAGAGTTTTCGAGCAAAAGTCACAGCTAGAGTAAAGACTTGGAtgagatcaaaatccaagagctaattggatctctccaaacatatgagctaGGACTACCTTCTCATAAAtcgagcaaatctcttgctcttaaaacCATCACCGAGAGAATGGACAACTCCTTCGAAGAGGATGATGTGGAGAAGGAAGTAGCATTCCTTGCAAAGAACTTTCGAAAATTTCTGAAGATGAACAACAGTGGGAAGCCTTTCAACAAAGGAAAGTTTTCATCTCCCAAGggtgataggaaggaatttaggaagaaagatgggaaggagTCTCAATCTACTCAAGGAATCACTTGCTTTGAGTGCAATGGACATGGACATGTCAAGAGAGaatgttttaattatttgagaatgaagGGCAAGGCATATGCCACAACTCTCAGTGATTTGGACTCTTCCAATTCAAATTCAGAGGGTAGTTGTGATGAAGAAGGAACTTCTCAgcatttatgactattgctcatgttgaatcttcagaggacttgaatttgcttgtgcaagaacttggggagcatagtgatgaggaatccatgggaattgtagaagaatTGGATGCTGAAGTAGATGAAGATACAACcggtcttcaagagaattacaaCTCTTTCCTTGAGAAGTTGGGAGAGTATGTAAGGGTGGCCAAGGCGgctgtgaagaagatgaagatagcagaggaggactatagaaGTCTCCTAGTaagatataaggaggccaagtgtgagattGAGACGTTGAATGGTGAGTTATCCGAGGCTTACACAAAGCTGAAATTTCTTGTGCTTGAGGTGGTTCAAGTAAATGCCAAAGTAGACCAAGTCTCTatcaagaagcttgatgatgtcaTCTCTTCTAAAAAATCTTTCTTCGACAAAACCGGGTTGGATATATTGGAGAAAGTAGTTCAAGTGTAAAGGTAACCAAGGAAGtaaagtttgtgaaggccaaagaacCAAAAGGAGCTGTCCCTACTGTTGAGAAAGCAAATGTGGAGAAGAAGACGAATATGGCTAACCAATGAGTGTTGAATAAACCTCGCAACCAATCAACAGTCAGGTTTAAAGCCAAAGGGAGATCACCTCcaaaatcacaaagaggtcTAAGAACGAACCATGTATGCCTCCATTATGGACTTTAAGGACACACCAGATCTAATTGTCATAAGCTGAGAGCATTGAATAATGCTAGGGGtcaaaggtcaagaggaccaagagatGACAAGAGGAATTGGGCTGTTGGGCAACCAAGAAGTCAAAATGGAGATTCCGGTGTGATGGACgtaatgaagatgattgagGCATTTACTACATGtttggcaaacttcaacagtaggTTTGAAGGTCACAATTCAcatacccaatcctatagggatatcaccccaaacacatgtgacgtgtgggtgaagaggggtactcatgcatgattATCTcctatgtccatgcatcaatacttccaaTGCTTAGGATCataggttcatgcatcatatcatgcattGCTTTCTGTTTATATcatgtttcttttacaagttttgctCTTACTTCTTGTTATTGATCTTACTTTTCTTGTTCTATTTTTGAGTgtgttcaaaaaattcaaaaatcataaaattgaaaaatcttcaaaaagtttgatcgcttgtgttgtgtatatcatatgtgagtttggcctaatACCTTCGTAttaatggcgtagtgcatttacaagccaagcttgttatgtatgcacatatatctttgtgggagaaatcttgaaatctaggTGTGATTGttataaatagatcttcaagcttgtcatgaatgattggtcaatagtcttgatgatcttgatacttgcatagacttgtgcctatatctcttcccactttatttttatgttttttctatagagctcactaaatgtaaatctccaaatgaataaagataatgagctgcaaaagcctctCGCACAtgctagtatttgactaggaaaaagggaaagtgacttttatattataatgtatgatgctcaaaaagccaaaggctaactctacatgttgaaatatcaaaaatttcaagcaccgatctcaaaagagatgtattatccaaaaaggatcaattgttatgatttatgcagaagccaaatgaaaagcttctaagttttgtaatcattttcttgtgggaggtcatagatgttcatttctataattgagatagtccATTTGATTTCGtaccagttgtgtatgacttgattaaattgatcattgaagcttcactctggtCTACGAACTATTCCACATTTAATgctcacacacaacacacaagactttgTTCAGAtaatgcttatctcatttgtgtgattgtacatgtttaaatgtgatgtgtattcTCAAATACTTGttgatcaaaacccaaaaagattttttgggtgtcttatatgtttttgaaagtgattttattctttcatgtctttaatttttgatcaaaatgttttttgtgtttttcttcaaaaacttgttCAGAGGCTGTTTCATGAGAAACTTGTGACTTAGAGCTTCCCGCGATATGTGCTTGAGGGAAATTAAAAAGTCACATTTTCATACAGAAACTCTCGTTATTGCCTCGCGACTAAACACTTCTCGCGAAACAGTTTTAGgcaaaaaatggaaattttcaatttcacaCAGAAGCTATCGCGATTGTCTCGCGACTGGTTTGCAACTAAAAGCTTCTCACGAAAGCTTTTGAGCTTCAGTGGCCCATTTTGCAACTTTCTCGCCCCTGGTTTGCTACTTTCTAACCCGCGAAGAATGCGTGTCTTCAGTTTTTATGTAGCAGATGtgacatattttcaaaatcactTCCCTTCCCTCGCAAAGTCTCTCGAACCCCTTCAACCCAAATCTCATTGTTCTCTAAAACCCCATAACTCCCAAGcttattgtaaggttgaatttaatccaccatcttgttggctttatttcatgtcaaatttgcttgtattccagcaattagtaaccttgtatttagtgGGGttcttgtaagggtagtgagtgagatagtgtgaagaaatgctcaagaatgtgcaagaaaaacagggACTTGCGACTGGATCTCTCGGGTGACCCGcgactgcaagccgccagaagctgcacacgtgccaaacatgccagaagttgaagcgtcatgccagctggagcactacaggacaaaattggacaactggccgttcagttatctcgcggctggaactcgcgactcagtcaaaccgcgagccagccctgttttgaaaaacctgactcttcacattccattctcaccccagtataaataccccttatacccacgaaagactGAGagattctagagagaattttgggagagaaaccctaaagaaaaacaagattgattcatccacaatctttacataagtgactcttcaaattcctctactctcttcctctctattgttaaatccttgagaggcttattaccaaaacattttctcaccatatccatttctgtgagagggttgtttggtgctttgggaagcagttagaaaggaaccaatttcacattggttgatgctatggtcaagtagcggaatccgggaagctagaaaagaaataggtttgacgcaacctcgttggagcaagaagcttggagggcttaggtacattgggtaaattaggcttggagggtctattactgttcatatatcccaactacattttctagtggattacttaccgcttggagggcggtggagaggttttacgccgtgggcttcggtttcctcttcgataacacatcgtgtgttgtccttgtgtttgcatctctcttcccttaatatttgccttttattttctactgtggatgtgattttgattggcttagattgtttaccaattctgtttagagcttgttttcattttccgcacacttattgtttgtcataaaacttgaattggtaattttgttattgggggtctaaacgttcatagtgttttatacactaattgaactttcaattggtatcagagcaggtacacttttattggtttcattaccatagtgtgatccttgaccccatattgagatggaccggtctcaatccctaaatgcacctccatattttaatggtagtaattatgcattttggaaggttcgcatgagagcatttttatgttccattgatgaatcagtTTGGGATGCTATTGAtataggttggaccaggcctgaggcagccaaatccacatgggataaggcagcactcgccgcatctaatgctaacagtaaagcacttaacgcgattttctgtggtgtgtctccagatgagtttcacaggatttctcacattactgttgccaaagaagcatgagaGAAATTGGAGACCACCTACGAAGGCACGaaaaaagtgaaagacaccaagctgcagatgctgaccactcggtttgaggagctcaaaatgagtaaggatgagtcctttgactctttctatagcaagctgaatgaggtggttatcagcaagttcaatttgggggagaaaacggaggattctaaaatagtaaggaagatccttcggtCATTGCCGAAAAGCtttcgtgccaaagtgacaccgattgaagagagcaaggaccttgatgacatcaaagtccaagagttgattggttctcttcagacttatgaaatgtcgTTGCCCACTCAACGGAaaagcaaatctcttgctcttaagaccattaatgaaagGTTGGAAGTCCATGACTTATCAGATgaggatgtggttgacaaagatgttgcataccttgtgaAAAATTTCCGGAAATTCTTgcaattcaagaataatggtaaatttggtgataaagggaaattcctaagttcaggaagggagaaaagagaattcaaaaggaaagatggaaaagaatctcaatctacacaaggtgtcacttgttttgaatgcaacaggcatggacactttaaaaaagaatgtccgaattatttgaaatcaaaaggcaaggtgtatgccacgacactgagtgactcggattcatccaaCTCTAATTCTGAGGAAAGCTGTGAC contains these protein-coding regions:
- the LOC126719491 gene encoding uncharacterized protein LOC126719491, which gives rise to MDNSFEEDDVEKEVAFLAKNFRKFLKMNNSGKPFNKGKFSSPKGDRKEFRKKDGKESQSTQGITCFECNGHGHVKRECFNYLRMKGKAYATTLSDLDSSNSNSEGSCDEEGTSQHL